AGGTGGCGTAGACGATCAGGGCTATGGAAGGGGGGATGACGATGGAAAGCTCCGCGGAGGCGGCCACCAGGCCCGCGGCAAACCCCGGGGCGTAACCCTGGCGCACCATCATGGGGATGAGGATCCCTCCAAGGGCGGCCACGGTGGCGGGTCCGGAGCCGGATACCGCCCCCCAGAACATGCCCGCCAGCACCGTGGCCACCGCGGCCCCCGCCCGCCAGCCGCCCACCGCCGCCAGAAGGAGGCGCACAATCCGCTCGGCGATCCCGGCCCGGTCCATCACCGTCCCCGCCAGGATGAAAAAGGGGATGGCCAGGAGAGGGAACTTGGCGATGCCGGCTTGGAAGTTGAAGGAGACCACCTGGAGGCCAAGGCCACCCATGGCGATCACCAAGACGGCGCTGGCGCCCAGGGCTCCGGCCACGGGGACCCGCAGCAGGAGGAGGGTCACAAAGCAGGCGATGAGCAGAATGCCAAGATCCACGCCCTCACCCCTTGAGGCTCCGCCACGCCCCCTCTAGGGCCCGGAACGCTACCCAAAGGGCCAGGAAAGGGGTAGGCAGGGTGTAGACCGCATTGGGCAGGCCCAGGGAGGGAGAGGTGGCCCTGAGGACGAGGTCGTCCCGGGCCTGCCCCCAGGCCAGGTAGGCCAGAAGCAGAAAGAGAAGGGCAAACACGGCGAACCCCAGGGCGATGAAACCCCGGCGCCAGCCCGCCGGCAGGGCCTCGGTCAGGGCCACGAAACGGATATGGGCCCCCTCCTGGCCCTCCCGCAGGCCGATGGCGATGCCCAGGAGGGTTGCCCAGACGAAGGCGTTCACCAGGAGCTCCTCCGAGAAGGCCAGGGGGTAATGGAGCAGGTAGCGGGTGAGCACGTTGGCAAAGGCCAGGGTAGCCATGCCACCCAGGAGAAGGGCCAGAAGGAGCTCCTCGAGGCGCCTCAGCATCAACGGACCCGCTTCTTGTCCGCCTCCGCCTGGACCACCAGGGTTCCCCCGATCTCGTTCATCCAGCGCTGCACCACCCCCGCTACCCGGTCCCGGAAGCGCCCGATCTCCAGGGGCGAGAGCACGGTCACCTGCACCCCTTGGGAGCGCAGGTAGGCCAAGGGATCCGTGATCTCCACCTTAATTCCCATGGAGGCCAGATACTTTAGGGCGGTGCCGTCGTCCATTCCCGCGCGGGCCAGGGCCTTCTGGTACCGGGCTGCCTCGAGGGCCGCCTCCTGGATGGCCTTCTGTACGTCGCTAGGGAAGGTGCGCCAGGTCTGGGCGCTGGCGGCGAAGATGAGGGGGTCGATCACGTAGTTCCAGACCGTAAGGTAGCGTTGCCCCAGCTCCCAAAGCTTATAGGGAATGATCACCCCCACGATAGGGTTCTCCTGGCCCTCGATGACGCCCTGCTGCAGCGCCGTCAAGACCTCGGCCCAGCTCATGGAGGTGGGGTTGGCGCCCAAGGCCCGGAAGGTGTCGATGAAGATGGGGGCGCCCACCACCCGGATCTTCAGGCCCTGGAGGTCTTCGGGAGAACGCACGGGGCGCTTGGAGTTGGTGAGCTGCCTGTAGCCATTCTCCCCCCAGGCCAGGGGTTCCGCTCCCAGCTGCCTGAGCCTTTGGAAGATGGCCTTCCCCGCCTGGCCCTCCTCCACCGCATCCAGCTCCTTGTAGCTGGGGAAGAAGAAGGGAAGGTTAAAGAGGTTGAGCTCCTTCACCTGGGGCGACCAGTTGATGGTGGAGCCGATGGCGAAATCGGCCACCCCAGTCCGGAGCAGCTGGAACTCGTTGGTCTGCTGACCGGCAAAAAGCTGGCCCGAGAAGTAGATCTTGATGTTCACGCGGCCCCCGGTTTTCTCCCTGACCAGGTCGGCAAACTTCTGAGCCCCCATGCCCCAGGCGGTGTTGGGGGCCACCACCACGGAAAGCTTGTACTCGCCCTTGAACTGGGCCAGGGCCAGCCCCAAGAGCACCAGAATCCCCGCCAGTATCCGCCTCATCTCACACCTCCTCGTAGAAACCCAAGATTGCGCCCACGGGGTAGGTCTTACCCACCTCCGCCAAGGCCTCCCTTAAGATCCCGTCCGCCTCAGCCTCCACCTCCACCAAGGCCTTGTCGCTTTCCACCTGGAAGAGGGGCTCCCCGCGGCGGAAGGCCTCCCCCACCCCTTTGAGGAAACCCTGGAAGGTGCCCTCCTGCATGGTGAG
Above is a window of Thermus albus DNA encoding:
- a CDS encoding lipoyl domain-containing protein produces the protein MGLKPIRMPQLGLTMQEGTFQGFLKGVGEAFRRGEPLFQVESDKALVEVEAEADGILREALAEVGKTYPVGAILGFYEEV
- a CDS encoding TRAP transporter small permease, which codes for MLRRLEELLLALLLGGMATLAFANVLTRYLLHYPLAFSEELLVNAFVWATLLGIAIGLREGQEGAHIRFVALTEALPAGWRRGFIALGFAVFALLFLLLAYLAWGQARDDLVLRATSPSLGLPNAVYTLPTPFLALWVAFRALEGAWRSLKG
- a CDS encoding DctP family TRAP transporter solute-binding subunit; translated protein: MRRILAGILVLLGLALAQFKGEYKLSVVVAPNTAWGMGAQKFADLVREKTGGRVNIKIYFSGQLFAGQQTNEFQLLRTGVADFAIGSTINWSPQVKELNLFNLPFFFPSYKELDAVEEGQAGKAIFQRLRQLGAEPLAWGENGYRQLTNSKRPVRSPEDLQGLKIRVVGAPIFIDTFRALGANPTSMSWAEVLTALQQGVIEGQENPIVGVIIPYKLWELGQRYLTVWNYVIDPLIFAASAQTWRTFPSDVQKAIQEAALEAARYQKALARAGMDDGTALKYLASMGIKVEITDPLAYLRSQGVQVTVLSPLEIGRFRDRVAGVVQRWMNEIGGTLVVQAEADKKRVR